CGCGGTGCTGATTGGTCGGGGTATAGGCGGGACTTGAGGGGGCGCTGTGGGATGGACCATTATGCGCGCCGAAGGGGTGGGCAGAATGAGCAGGGTGGTTGTGGCGCCGTCCTGTCCCCCCACAGAGGGCTGGAGGCCTCCAGAAGAAGCACAGAGAATCTCTTCACACTAATCTTCGTGATGAGACCCCGCACAGGTCGCCGGATGGGGGGGCTCCTTAAATAGCGCACCCCCGGGGTACAAAAAAATGGCGACGCCCGGTAGAGATCAGTAGACACTTTAATAACACCAAAATGGCGGCTGCTTGGGGTGTGGCAAAATGGCGGCGCATGGGGGAGACCCCGAAAAGGACGGGGGTGTCGAGAATCCTCCGTGAGAAGAAAAAGGCACGACGCCCATGACTGGCCTCCCGTTGATCCGTGCTGTGAATCAGAGACTCCAAAATGCGCCCTCCGGGGCTCTGTCCCGCCCCGTTCGCCCCGGGGCGTGTCCGGTCCCCCCCGCCTCGTGCCCTTTGATCCGCCCGGCCCGGGCGCCTCGGCGGCGCCGGGGGGCGGAGCAGGGGGCGTGGTTTCCGCAGAGTGGGCGTGGTTTTATCGGCATATAAAAGGCTGCGCCGAGCCCCTCACGCCCGTCACGAGGTCTTGGCGAAGGTAGCGCTCGCCCTGAGGGGCTCCGGGCTTCGGGGGGGATTTCCGGGGAGCACAAACAACTTTCGGGGTCCCCGTGAGGATATCGGGGAGCCCGGGGGCTCTTTGGGTGTGCGGGGCGGGCTCGGGATCCATCCAAGGGCGGGTGTGGTCGCTCAAGGAGGCGCTGGGGGGGCTGCGAGGCCTGGAAGGATTTTGGGGCGCCCtgtgagggatttggggtccccggGGGAGGGGGACCCCAAGAGGAGTTTGAAACCCCCACAAAAGCATTTTAGAGTGGCCAGGGCGATCTCTAGAAAAACATGGGGTaatttttggggtgcagggagcaCCCCTGGATCTCTTCCAGAACCTTTGACCGCCAGGGGCGAAGTCGGGGACCAAAGATCCCCTTGAGGTTGTTTGGGGGAAAGTTCAACCCCGCCCAAACCCTTGTGGGGCGATCGCTGAAGGTTTGGGGGTGGTCCCTGAAGGTTTTAGGGCAATccctggggattttggggcgaTCCTGGAAAGTTTTAGGAGGAtccgtgaggggttttggggccATCCccgaggggtttttggggcgaTCCccgaggggtttttggggcaaTCCCTGAGGATTTCGGGGCGATCCTCAAGCGGTTTTGGGGCCAATCCCCGAGGGGTGTTTGGGGCATTCCccgaggggtttttggggcgaTCCTGGAAGGTTTTAGGATgatccctgaggggtttttagggCAATCcctgaagggattttggggcgaTCCTGGAAGGTTTTAGGGCGATCCCAGAGGCATTTTTTAGGCGATCCCTGAGGGGTTTTCAAGACaatccctgagggatttttggggccaATCCCTGAAGGGTTTTTAGGGCATTCCCTGAAGGGTCTTTGGAGCAATCTCTGAGGGGTTTTAGGCCAATCCCTGAGAAGTTTTTGAGGCGATTTCTGAAGCTTTTGGGTCAATCCCTGAAGGTTTTTTGAGGCGATTTCTGAAGGCTTTGGGTCagtccctgaggggttttgggccAATCCCCGAGGTGTTTTTGAGGCGATCCccgaggggttttggggtgatccctgaggggttttttggagCAAtctctgaggggttttgggcCAATCCCCGAGGAGTTTTTGAGGCGATTTCTGAAGCTTTTGGGTCGATCCCCGAGGTGTTTTTGAGGCGATTTCTGAAGCTTTTGGGTCCATCCCCGGGGGATTTTGGCTCTCCTCCCCAGATGGAGCCCGAGTCTCCCCCCCGCGAGCTGGAGCTGTCGGCGCTGGAGGCCGAGAAGCAGCCGATGGCCGCGGCCGAGccggggacccctccccaggccccccctccccaccgcGACCCCTCCCCGGGCCCGGAGCAGCACCCGGGCGCCGAGAAGAACGGGCTGGTGATGAAGATCCCccccgaggaggaggaggaggcggcccTGGGGGGCACGGGGGCCTCGGGGAGCCCCAAGTTCACGGGGCTGGgcaaggaggagctgctgcgGGAGGCGGGGACGCCGCTCTGGGCCCGCGCCCGCCTGGTGCTGCTCGTGCTCTTCTGGGGGGGCTGGCTGGGCATGCTGGGGGCCGCGGCTGCCATCGTGGCACAGGCGCcccgctgccagcccctgcccgccAAGGCCTGGTGGGAGCTCGGGGCGCTCTACAGGGCCCCCCCCAAGGCTTTCGGGGGCGATCTGAAAGGtgaggaggggtctggggggtcccatggggggtttggggggtcctgggggcgttttggggggtcctctgaggggtttgggggggtttaggGGGTCCCCAGAGGGGTTTAGGGAGTCCCcagaggggtgcagggatccctgaaGATGtctggaggggttttgggggctcCGGGTGCTGTACAGGGCCCCCCCCAAGGCTTTCGGGGGAGATCTGAAAGGTGAGGAGGGGTCTTGGGGGTCCcatggggggtttgggggggtttaggGGGTCCCCAGAGGGGTGGAAGAATCCCTGAAGGTGtctggaggggttttggggggtcctgtgGGAGCTCGGGGCGCTCTACAGGGCCCCCCCCAAGGCTTTTGGGGGAGATCTGAAAGGTgaggaggggttttgggggtcccatggggggttttgggggggtcccatggggggtttgggggtgtttaGAGGGTCCCcagaggggtgcagggatccctgaaGGTGTCTGGAGGAGTTTGGGAAGCTCCTAAGAGGGATTTAGAGGGTCCCCAGAGGGGTGGAAGAATCCCTGAAGGTGgctggaggggttttggggggtcgtGGGGGGTTTTGATGGTCCTGTGGGAGCTTGGGGCGCTCTACAGGGCCCCCCCCAAGGCTTTTGGGGGCGATCTGAAAGGTGAGGAGGGGTCTTGGGGGtcccctgaggggttttggggggtcctctgaggggttttgggggggtcccatggggggtttgggggggttagAGGGTCCCCAGAGGGGTGCAAGGATCCCTGAAGATGtctggaggattttggggggctcctAAGAGGGGTTTAGAGGGTCCCCAGAGGGGTGGAAGAATCCCTGAAGGTGgctggaggggttttggggggtcgtgggggggtttggggggatttagaGGGTCCCcagaggggtgcagggatcccagAAGATGgctggaggggttttggggggtcctgtgGGAGCTCAGGGCGCTCTACAGGGCCCCCCCCAAGGCTTTTGGGGGAGATCTGAAAGGTGAGGGGGGGTCTTGGGGGTCCcatggggggttttgggggggtcccatggggggtttgggggggttagAGGGTCCCCAGAGGGGTGGAAGAATCCCTGAAGGTGGctggaggggttttttggggtcccaatggggggtttggggggtcccatggggggtttgggggggttagAGGGTCCCCAGAGGGGTGGAAGAATCCCTGAAGGTGGctggaggggttttttggggtcccatggggggtttgggggtgtttaGAGGGTCCCCAGAGGGGCGAAAGGATCCCTGTAGATGgctggaggggttttgggggagtcgtgggggggtttggggggatttagaGGGACCCCCCAAGGCTTTTGGGGGAGATCTGGAAGGTGAGGAGGGGTCTTGGGAGGTCccctggggggttttgtggggtcccatggggggtttgggggggtttagaGGGTCCCcagaggggtgcagggatcccagAAGATGgctggaggggttttggggggtcgtGGGGGGGTTTGGAGGGGTTTAGAGGGTCCCCAAAGGTGAGTTGGGGGAGTTTAGGGAATTTCCAgtctggttttggggaggtctgtgaggttttttggggaatttgggggggtcccaggaAGGTTTGGGGTTCCCCTGGGAGCCTGTGGGGGAGGCCCCGTTAATGGAACCCCCAAAATAACTCCAAGGATATTTGGGGAGGAGGGGGGGGTTTATCTCAGTGCCCCCCACCACCACGTGTCAGGGGTTAATTCCCAGGAGaattcccaaaaaccccacagggTCAGCTTGGGGACCCCCCTCTTTCAGGGCCCCCCATAAAAGGGCCTGGGGGGGGGGACTCAGCAATTTTGGGGAGCCCCCCCACTTTGGGGGGGTTCTTGGGGGGTTCTCCAGATTTTAGGGGGGTTCCAGGACCTCCAAAGCCTGAGGGAGCCCCCAGATTTTGGGACTTTTCCTCATTTTGGGGTCCTGGGAGGACTTTGGAACccctgggctggttttggggtctcggggtgggattttggggtccccagcgGCGTTGGGgatctctgctgtccctggggggattttggggtcgtGCAGCCgggtcagttttggggttcACCCCCTTTCCCAGGCGTGGAGAAGCGTTTGGGGTACCTGAAGGAGAAGCTGCAGGTGGGGGGGCTGGTGCTGGGCCCCGTggccccccaaaaaccccccggggggctcctCCCCCCCCTGAAGGAGCTGGACCCCGCCCTGGGCACCCTCCAGGActtccaggccctgctgcaggcagccaagGACAAAGGTGGGTggggggggaccccaaaaccggGGGGGGAACCCGAAATGGGGGGGGGCAGAGGGGGGGCAGGGGGTGAACTGAgaggaaccccaaaatttgggggggtGGTGGATATGGGGGGGGAGGGGCACCACGGAATTGAGGGGGAGCCCCAAAATGTGAGGGGCAGAAAATTGGGGGgtgggacaccccaaaatggggaggggggcaccccaaaatggggaggggacaccccaaaatggggagggggcaccccaAAATTGGGAGGGGACACCCCAAAGTTAaggggggacaccccaaaatggggaggggacagcacaaaatggggaggggacaccccaaaattgGGAGGGGGCTCCAcaaaatggggagggggctctacaaaatggggagggggacaTCTCGAAATGGGGAGGGGACACCTCAAAATTAaggggggacaccccaaaattgGCCCAAAATTGGGAGGAGACACCGCAAAATTAAGGGGGGACACCTCAAAATTAaggggggacaccccaaaattaagggggacaccccaaaatggggaggAGACACCCCAAAATTGGGGCGGGGGGCTGAATTTGGGTGTTTTCAAGTGTTGGTGatgggaagagcagcaggagcccccCCAAAGGGGGATCCCCAATAATGGTGGGGGGGTTTGTAGTGTGTGGGGGGGGTCCTGCGGGGTTTgggggtgccctgacccccccatttccccccaggGCTGAAGGTGATCCTGgacctgaccccaaaccccaccggGGGGTCCGgtctggggggctgcagccaaCAACTCCACGGCGCACCAGCAGGTCCAGGTGGgtctgggggggctctgggggggggatttggggtttgggggacccccctgacccccccgtgccccccccaGGCTGCCCTGAGCCACTGGCTGAAGGAGGACATCGCGGGGGTCTTCCTGGACGGCATCGAGGAGCTGCCGGTGAGGGCGGGGGGGCAcgggatggggggggggggattggggggtttggggttggatttggggtgggattggggggtttggggtcgggtttgggggggtttggggtgggattggggtgggattggggggtttggggtgggattggggtcaggttggggggattggggtcaggttggggggtttggggtgggtttggggggtttggggtggattggggggttttggggggtttggggtgggcttggggggtttggggtcgggTTTGGGGTCGggttggggggtttggggtgggattggggtcaggttggggggattggggtcaggttggggggtttggggtgggattggggggtttggggggggcttgggggggtttggggtcgggttgggggggtttggggtgggattgggggggtttggggtcaggttggggggtttggggtgggattggggtcaggttgggggtttgggggggtttgggatgggattggggggtttgggggggtttggggtgggattggggggtttggggtcgggTTGGGGGATTTGGTGGGGGTTGGGGTGGGGTTGGGGGCAGgattgggggttttggggcaggatttgtggggttttggggcaggattggggggtttttggggatggaattgggggatttggggcaggactaggggatttgggggggttggggtgGGGTTGGGGtcgggtttgggggggtttggggcaggaTTGGGGCCGggttgggggatttggggcaggactgggggatttggggaggtttggggcaGGATTGGGGGACTTTGGGGTGGAATTGGGGGGGTTGGGGGCAGgactgggggatttgggggggtttggggcgggattgggcttttttggggggtttgggcacaactgaggggttttgggggcagaattggggttttttggggcaggattggggggttttgggggtggaATTGGGGAGTTTAGGGCAGAattgggggtttggggcagaattgggggtttttggggtgggattggggGTATTTGGGGGAACTTTGGGGCAGAATTGGGGGGGGTCTGTGGTGGGATTGGGGGGGTTCTTGGGGCAGAattggggggggtttggggcagaaTTGGGGTTTGCTGGAGGATTCGGGGTGTCTTTGGGGCAGGgtgttgggggttttggggggctctgggtgacCCCCCCACGCCCCCCAGGTCTCGGTGGTGGCTGAGTGGAGGAACCTGACGGAGCAGCAGCCGAGCCCCAGCGGCGTGGCCAGGTGTGACCCCAAAacgtcccagtgtccccccaaaCTCACTGACcccccaaaaacatccccagtgtccccccaaaCTCACTGACcccccaaaaacatccccaatgtccccccaaaCTCACTGACCCCCCAAAAacgtccccagtgtccccccaaaCTCACTGACACCCCCAAAAacgtccccagtgtccccccaaaCTCACTGACCCCCCAaaaagtgtccccagtgtccccccaaaCTCACTGACCCCCCaaaagtgtccccagtgtccccccaaaCTCACTGACcccccaaaaacatccccagtgtccccccaaaCTCACTGACCCCCCAAAAacgtccccagtgtccccccaaaCTCACTGACCCCCAaaaagtgtccccagtgtccccccaaaCTCACTGACCCCCCaaaagtgtccccagtgtccccccaaaCTCACTGACcccccaaaaacatccccagtgtccccccaaaCTCACTGACCCCCCCAaacctgtccccagtgtcccccaaaCTCACTCATGGACCCCCCCCCACTTTGGGCTCTTCCCTCCCCCATTTTCGGGTTGTTCCCCTGACTTTCCCCCCTCCGTTTTTTGGGGTTCTCCCctgatttttcccccccatttttggggttctccGTTTACTTATCCTtcgtgtttttggggtgttcctTTGAATTTTGCccctggttttgggtttttctcctgacctttcctttcccatttttggTTGTTCCCATTACTTTTGCCTCTCATTTTTGGGGTTCTCCCTTGACTTTTCCCCCTTGTTTTCTTGGGGTGTTCACTTGAACTTTCCCCCCCTTTTTGGGGTTCTCTCCTGACCTTTCCCTCCCCATTTTTTGATCGTTCTCGTtacttccccccccccccatttttcgGGTTCTCCCCTTCCccccgtttttggggtgcccctgACCCCATCCCGTTCCCAGGGTGCTGGTGGGGGGCACGCGGCTGAAGGAGCCCTggagggtcccgggggtcccgggggggctgcggctgctcctggggcccttcctgcagcccctggagcccgGAGCCAGCGCGGGATCGCCCGCGGCAGCGGCGAGAGACCTGCTCGGCTTCCTGGGCAACTCctcggggctggggctgggctggagcgtGAGTCTGCACCCCaaatgggaccccaaaaccccccaaatgggaccccaaaacctgcccatgggctgggctggagcgtgagtctgcaccccaaaaccccccaaatgggaccccaaaacccccccgggacccccaaaacccccctgtggggctggagccGTGAGGAGCCTGCTCGGCTTCCTGGGCAACTCctcggggccggggctgggctggagcgtgagtctgcaccccaaaaccccctaaaTCCCCTAAATGGGACCCCaaatgggaccccaaaacccccccgggacccccaaaacctccccgtGGGGCTGGAGCCGTGAGGAGCCTGCTCAGCT
The Passer domesticus isolate bPasDom1 unplaced genomic scaffold, bPasDom1.hap1 HAP1_SCAFFOLD_235, whole genome shotgun sequence DNA segment above includes these coding regions:
- the LOC135292215 gene encoding LOW QUALITY PROTEIN: 4F2 cell-surface antigen heavy chain-like (The sequence of the model RefSeq protein was modified relative to this genomic sequence to represent the inferred CDS: deleted 1 base in 1 codon), which codes for MEPESPPRELELSALEAEKQPMAAAEPGTPPQAPPPHRDPSPGPEQHPGAEKNGLVMKIPPEEEEEAALGGTGASGSPKFTGLGKEELLREAGTPLWARARLVLLVLFWGGWLGMLGAAAAIVAQAPRCQPLPAKAWWELGALYRAPPKAFGGDLKGVEKRLGYLKEKLQVGGLVLGPVAPQKPPGGLLPPLKELDPALGTLQDFQALLQAAKDKGLKVILDLTPNPTGGSVWGAAANNSTAHQQVQAALSHWLKEDIAGVFLDGIEELPVSVVAEWRNLTEQQPSPSGVARVLVGGTRLKEPWRVPGVPGGLRLLLGPFLQPLEPGASAGSPAAAARDLLGFLGNSSGLGLGWSVSLHPKWDPKTPQMGPQNLPMGWAGA